The Solea senegalensis isolate Sse05_10M linkage group LG9, IFAPA_SoseM_1, whole genome shotgun sequence genome has a segment encoding these proteins:
- the ankmy2a gene encoding ankyrin repeat and MYND domain-containing protein 2a, whose translation MSSTKKGDLSTSEKELFEVISAGNVQEASRLLGCKDVRVNCLDEYGMTPLMHAAYKGKADMCKLLLQHGADVNCNEHEHRYTALMFAGLSGKTDITWMMLDAGAETDVVNSVGRTAAQMAAFVGQHDCVTVINNFFSRARLDYYTRPQGLEKEPKLPPKLAGPLHKVIMSTNLNPVKMVMLVKENPLLAEADALDKCRRVMELICEKCIKQQDMNEVLAMKMHYVSCVLAKCASVLKEREGKLDGLVKSLLKGRENDGFPVYQEKFIRECIRKFPYCDATLLQQLVRSIAPVEMGNDPTALSVLTQAITGQVGFMDAEFCTSCGEKGAEKKCSMCKMVIYCGQACQKMHWFTHKKVCKKLQEHREKQEAEMAKLRMQQKKEESKAMQDATESTQEATDSMQELTVDNNSDVAPSETSEPPDVPAADN comes from the exons ATGTCTTCTACTAAGAAAGGAGACTTGTCCACGAGCGAGAAGGAACTGTTTGAGGTTATTTCTGCAG GAAATGTTCAAGAGGCGTCAAGGCTGCTGGGCTGTAAAGATGTTCGCGTCAACTGTCTGGACGAG taTGGGATGACACCTCTCATGCATGCCGCCTACAAAGGAAAAGCCGACATGTgcaagctgctgctgcaacacgGGGCAGATGTGAACTGCAACGAGCACGAGCACAGATACACGGCGCTGATGTTCGCCGGCCTGTCAG gaaAGACGGACATCACATGGATGATGTTGGACGCCGGAGCGGAAACGGATGTGGTCAACTCAGTCGGAAGAACGGCCGCACAAATGGCTGCCTTTGTCG GACAACACGACTGCGTCACCGTGATAAACAACTTCTTCTCCCGTGCCAGACTCGACTACTATACCAGACCTCAGGGTTTGGAGAAGGAGCCCAAGCTGCCACCCAAACTGGCCGGTCCACTCCACAAGGTCATCATGAGCACCAACCTGAACCCGGTCAAG ATGGTGATGCTGGTGAAGGAGAACCCTCTGCTGGCAGAGGCAGACGCTCTGGACAAATGTCGCCGCGTGATGGAGCTCATCTGTGAGAAGTGCATCAAGCAGCAGGACATGAACGAGGTGTTGGCCATGAAGATGCACTATGTCAGCTGCGTGCTGGCCAAGTGTGCGTCTGTCCTCAAGGAGCGTGAGGGCAAACTGGACGGACTCGTCAAGAG TTTACTAAAGGGACGGGAAAACGATGGCTTTCCCGTATATCAGGAGAAATTTATCAGAGAATGCATTCGCAAGTTTCCATACTGCGACGCcacgctgctgcagcagctggtgcGGAGCATCGCGCCAGTGGAGATG GGCAACGACCCCACAGCTCTGTCGGTGCTGACTCAGGCCATCACGGGTCAGGTTGGCTTCATGGACGCAGAGTTCTGTACGTCCTGTGGAGAGAAAGGAGCCGAGAAGAAATGCTCCATGTGTAAAATG GTGATTTACTGTGGTCAGGCGTGTCAGAAGATGCACTGGTTCACCCACAAGAAGGTTTGTAAGAAGCTTCAAGAGCacagagagaagcaggaggCAGAGATGGCCAAACTGAGGATGCAGCAGAAAAAAG aggaGAGTAAAGCCATGCAGGATGCCACAGAATCCACGCAAGAGGCCACAGACTCCATGCAGGAGCTCACGGTGGACAACAACAGTGATGTGGCTCCTTCAGAAACCTCAGAACCCCCCGACGTCCCTGCTGCTGACAACTAA